A region of Lepeophtheirus salmonis chromosome 13, UVic_Lsal_1.4, whole genome shotgun sequence DNA encodes the following proteins:
- the LOC121127866 gene encoding uncharacterized protein isoform X3 → MYPTGSRSCCLSSSVEDQDEDDEFSSNGKRIAFVILLSICFILSIILNSILLVVFARRRSFRKEISNRLLMNLIVLNCFSTLVLDPLFFLDIFLTSSLSDSIICGLSSFISVGVAAISMYSQFLIALDQYMAVVTPLKYTNRVNRIRCVLLCASAWVWGLLCGLAFSFTSEIKIFESSCKSDRLDLAPNFLNCLFNFIFPLSGLIIFYRRIFTAARDNTIRTRRNSSIDGLSASNNNINLLTPNSPCLIVEDSSSSNNNNNNSNNNTLKASMKTKITHASAVTLNLILHPESTLDGGKAAKIILLSLNAICITWVPFFFVHFIVSATSKTTSSWLLPLSMISVASAPVLSPILYAFRSRRVRKEIRLAFRGTGQTESFGGNGFNYFNSTNSTGKKMRRLRSFSCPQLLITSFEDQPIHLEVKSKSIFSNNDGDVRNLFKKAIFQQRFNNSHGDDLSKRRSTLPVPDETHGMIPNVCSFPTSLEYANSLSPRLSRRRN, encoded by the exons ATGTATCCAACTGGAAGCCGTAGTTGCTGCCTAAG CAGCTCAGTTGAAGATCAAGATGAGGACGATGAATTCTCTTCGAATGGAAAACGCATCGCATTTGTCATTCTCCTCTCTATATGCTTCATTCTCTCTATCATACTCAATTCCATTCTCCTTGTGGTATTTGCAAGACGGCGAAGTTTCCGAAAGGAAATTAGTAATAG GTTATTGATGAATTTGATCGTACTTAACTGTTTTTCTACTCTTGTACTGGATCCTCTTTTCTTCCTGGATATATTCCTTACTTCCTCTCTCTCAGACTCCATAATTTGTGGCCTCTCTTCCTTTATTTCCGTCGGAGTTGCTGCCATCTCCATGTACTCACAATTTCTAATAGCTCTGGATCAATACATGGCAGTTGTTACACCTCTCAAGTACACAAATCGAGTAAATCGAATTCGTTGTGTCCTTTTATGTGCCTCTGCCTGGGTCTGGGGACTTTTGTGTGGTCTCGCCTTTTCATTTACATCCGAAATCAAAATCTTTGAGTCAAGTTGTAAAAGTGATCGCTTGGATTTAGCCCCAAACTTTCTGAATTGTcttttcaatttcatatttcctcTATCGGGTCTCATCATCTTCTACCGAAGGATATTCACAGCTGCAAGGGATAATACGATTCGAACTCGAAGAAACTCATCTATTGATGGCCTTTCTGCCTCTAACAATAACATTAATCTCCTTACACCTAATTCCCCTTGTCTCATCGTAGAGGACTCATCCTcttcaaacaataataataacaacagcaaCAATAACACACTCAAAGCCTCCATGAAAACCAAAATAACACATGCATCCGCAGTCACTCTCAATCTAATTCTCCATCCAGAGTCCACACTAGACGGAGGAAAAGCAGCAAAGATCATTCTTCTGAGTCTAAACGCCATCTGCATCACTTGGGTTCCATTCTTCTTTGTGCATTTCATTGTGTCCGCCACGTCCAAAACAACTTCATCATGGCTATTACCCCTCAGCATGATCTCTGTTGCTTCAGCTCCAGTACTATCTCCAATACTCTACGCATTTCGATCCAGAAGAGTCCGAAAAGAAATCCGTCTCGCCTTCCGAGGAACAGGACAGACCGAATCTTTTGGTGGAAATGGGTTCAATTACTTTAATAGCACCAATAGTACAGGGAAAAAGATGAGGCGTCTCCGATCCTTTAGTTGTCCTCAACTCCTCATTACCTCCTTTGAGGATCAACCCATACATTTAGAAGTAAAGTCTAAATCCATTTTCTCTAACAATGATGGAGACGTCCGAAACCTATTCAAAAAGGCTATTTTTCAACAAAGATTCAATAATAGTCATGGAGATGATCTCTCAAAACGACGATCCACGCTTCCAGTTCCTGATGAAACGCATGGTATGATCCCAAATGTGTGCAGTTTCCCTACGTCCTTGGAGTACGCAAACTCCCTCTCCCCTAGACTCTCTCGACGAAGGAACTAA
- the LOC121127866 gene encoding uncharacterized protein isoform X2: MNISSTTEWSSLSLTSSETTNHFEISTNQSSVEDQDEDDEFSSNGKRIAFVILLSICFILSIILNSILLVVFARRRSFRKEISNRLLMNLIVLNCFSTLVLDPLFFLDIFLTSSLSDSIICGLSSFISVGVAAISMYSQFLIALDQYMAVVTPLKYTNRVNRIRCVLLCASAWVWGLLCGLAFSFTSEIKIFESSCKSDRLDLAPNFLNCLFNFIFPLSGLIIFYRRIFTAARDNTIRTRRNSSIDGLSASNNNINLLTPNSPCLIVEDSSSSNNNNNNSNNNTLKASMKTKITHASAVTLNLILHPESTLDGGKAAKIILLSLNAICITWVPFFFVHFIVSATSKTTSSWLLPLSMISVASAPVLSPILYAFRSRRVRKEIRLAFRGTGQTESFGGNGFNYFNSTNSTGKKMRRLRSFSCPQLLITSFEDQPIHLEVKSKSIFSNNDGDVRNLFKKAIFQQRFNNSHGDDLSKRRSTLPVPDETHGMIPNVCSFPTSLEYANSLSPRLSRRRN; this comes from the exons CTCAGTTGAAGATCAAGATGAGGACGATGAATTCTCTTCGAATGGAAAACGCATCGCATTTGTCATTCTCCTCTCTATATGCTTCATTCTCTCTATCATACTCAATTCCATTCTCCTTGTGGTATTTGCAAGACGGCGAAGTTTCCGAAAGGAAATTAGTAATAG GTTATTGATGAATTTGATCGTACTTAACTGTTTTTCTACTCTTGTACTGGATCCTCTTTTCTTCCTGGATATATTCCTTACTTCCTCTCTCTCAGACTCCATAATTTGTGGCCTCTCTTCCTTTATTTCCGTCGGAGTTGCTGCCATCTCCATGTACTCACAATTTCTAATAGCTCTGGATCAATACATGGCAGTTGTTACACCTCTCAAGTACACAAATCGAGTAAATCGAATTCGTTGTGTCCTTTTATGTGCCTCTGCCTGGGTCTGGGGACTTTTGTGTGGTCTCGCCTTTTCATTTACATCCGAAATCAAAATCTTTGAGTCAAGTTGTAAAAGTGATCGCTTGGATTTAGCCCCAAACTTTCTGAATTGTcttttcaatttcatatttcctcTATCGGGTCTCATCATCTTCTACCGAAGGATATTCACAGCTGCAAGGGATAATACGATTCGAACTCGAAGAAACTCATCTATTGATGGCCTTTCTGCCTCTAACAATAACATTAATCTCCTTACACCTAATTCCCCTTGTCTCATCGTAGAGGACTCATCCTcttcaaacaataataataacaacagcaaCAATAACACACTCAAAGCCTCCATGAAAACCAAAATAACACATGCATCCGCAGTCACTCTCAATCTAATTCTCCATCCAGAGTCCACACTAGACGGAGGAAAAGCAGCAAAGATCATTCTTCTGAGTCTAAACGCCATCTGCATCACTTGGGTTCCATTCTTCTTTGTGCATTTCATTGTGTCCGCCACGTCCAAAACAACTTCATCATGGCTATTACCCCTCAGCATGATCTCTGTTGCTTCAGCTCCAGTACTATCTCCAATACTCTACGCATTTCGATCCAGAAGAGTCCGAAAAGAAATCCGTCTCGCCTTCCGAGGAACAGGACAGACCGAATCTTTTGGTGGAAATGGGTTCAATTACTTTAATAGCACCAATAGTACAGGGAAAAAGATGAGGCGTCTCCGATCCTTTAGTTGTCCTCAACTCCTCATTACCTCCTTTGAGGATCAACCCATACATTTAGAAGTAAAGTCTAAATCCATTTTCTCTAACAATGATGGAGACGTCCGAAACCTATTCAAAAAGGCTATTTTTCAACAAAGATTCAATAATAGTCATGGAGATGATCTCTCAAAACGACGATCCACGCTTCCAGTTCCTGATGAAACGCATGGTATGATCCCAAATGTGTGCAGTTTCCCTACGTCCTTGGAGTACGCAAACTCCCTCTCCCCTAGACTCTCTCGACGAAGGAACTAA
- the LOC121127866 gene encoding uncharacterized protein isoform X4, translating into MNLIVLNCFSTLVLDPLFFLDIFLTSSLSDSIICGLSSFISVGVAAISMYSQFLIALDQYMAVVTPLKYTNRVNRIRCVLLCASAWVWGLLCGLAFSFTSEIKIFESSCKSDRLDLAPNFLNCLFNFIFPLSGLIIFYRRIFTAARDNTIRTRRNSSIDGLSASNNNINLLTPNSPCLIVEDSSSSNNNNNNSNNNTLKASMKTKITHASAVTLNLILHPESTLDGGKAAKIILLSLNAICITWVPFFFVHFIVSATSKTTSSWLLPLSMISVASAPVLSPILYAFRSRRVRKEIRLAFRGTGQTESFGGNGFNYFNSTNSTGKKMRRLRSFSCPQLLITSFEDQPIHLEVKSKSIFSNNDGDVRNLFKKAIFQQRFNNSHGDDLSKRRSTLPVPDETHGMIPNVCSFPTSLEYANSLSPRLSRRRN; encoded by the coding sequence ATGAATTTGATCGTACTTAACTGTTTTTCTACTCTTGTACTGGATCCTCTTTTCTTCCTGGATATATTCCTTACTTCCTCTCTCTCAGACTCCATAATTTGTGGCCTCTCTTCCTTTATTTCCGTCGGAGTTGCTGCCATCTCCATGTACTCACAATTTCTAATAGCTCTGGATCAATACATGGCAGTTGTTACACCTCTCAAGTACACAAATCGAGTAAATCGAATTCGTTGTGTCCTTTTATGTGCCTCTGCCTGGGTCTGGGGACTTTTGTGTGGTCTCGCCTTTTCATTTACATCCGAAATCAAAATCTTTGAGTCAAGTTGTAAAAGTGATCGCTTGGATTTAGCCCCAAACTTTCTGAATTGTcttttcaatttcatatttcctcTATCGGGTCTCATCATCTTCTACCGAAGGATATTCACAGCTGCAAGGGATAATACGATTCGAACTCGAAGAAACTCATCTATTGATGGCCTTTCTGCCTCTAACAATAACATTAATCTCCTTACACCTAATTCCCCTTGTCTCATCGTAGAGGACTCATCCTcttcaaacaataataataacaacagcaaCAATAACACACTCAAAGCCTCCATGAAAACCAAAATAACACATGCATCCGCAGTCACTCTCAATCTAATTCTCCATCCAGAGTCCACACTAGACGGAGGAAAAGCAGCAAAGATCATTCTTCTGAGTCTAAACGCCATCTGCATCACTTGGGTTCCATTCTTCTTTGTGCATTTCATTGTGTCCGCCACGTCCAAAACAACTTCATCATGGCTATTACCCCTCAGCATGATCTCTGTTGCTTCAGCTCCAGTACTATCTCCAATACTCTACGCATTTCGATCCAGAAGAGTCCGAAAAGAAATCCGTCTCGCCTTCCGAGGAACAGGACAGACCGAATCTTTTGGTGGAAATGGGTTCAATTACTTTAATAGCACCAATAGTACAGGGAAAAAGATGAGGCGTCTCCGATCCTTTAGTTGTCCTCAACTCCTCATTACCTCCTTTGAGGATCAACCCATACATTTAGAAGTAAAGTCTAAATCCATTTTCTCTAACAATGATGGAGACGTCCGAAACCTATTCAAAAAGGCTATTTTTCAACAAAGATTCAATAATAGTCATGGAGATGATCTCTCAAAACGACGATCCACGCTTCCAGTTCCTGATGAAACGCATGGTATGATCCCAAATGTGTGCAGTTTCCCTACGTCCTTGGAGTACGCAAACTCCCTCTCCCCTAGACTCTCTCGACGAAGGAACTAA
- the LOC121127866 gene encoding uncharacterized protein isoform X1 yields MNISSTTEWSSLSLTSSETTNHFEISTNQSSSVEDQDEDDEFSSNGKRIAFVILLSICFILSIILNSILLVVFARRRSFRKEISNRLLMNLIVLNCFSTLVLDPLFFLDIFLTSSLSDSIICGLSSFISVGVAAISMYSQFLIALDQYMAVVTPLKYTNRVNRIRCVLLCASAWVWGLLCGLAFSFTSEIKIFESSCKSDRLDLAPNFLNCLFNFIFPLSGLIIFYRRIFTAARDNTIRTRRNSSIDGLSASNNNINLLTPNSPCLIVEDSSSSNNNNNNSNNNTLKASMKTKITHASAVTLNLILHPESTLDGGKAAKIILLSLNAICITWVPFFFVHFIVSATSKTTSSWLLPLSMISVASAPVLSPILYAFRSRRVRKEIRLAFRGTGQTESFGGNGFNYFNSTNSTGKKMRRLRSFSCPQLLITSFEDQPIHLEVKSKSIFSNNDGDVRNLFKKAIFQQRFNNSHGDDLSKRRSTLPVPDETHGMIPNVCSFPTSLEYANSLSPRLSRRRN; encoded by the exons CAGCTCAGTTGAAGATCAAGATGAGGACGATGAATTCTCTTCGAATGGAAAACGCATCGCATTTGTCATTCTCCTCTCTATATGCTTCATTCTCTCTATCATACTCAATTCCATTCTCCTTGTGGTATTTGCAAGACGGCGAAGTTTCCGAAAGGAAATTAGTAATAG GTTATTGATGAATTTGATCGTACTTAACTGTTTTTCTACTCTTGTACTGGATCCTCTTTTCTTCCTGGATATATTCCTTACTTCCTCTCTCTCAGACTCCATAATTTGTGGCCTCTCTTCCTTTATTTCCGTCGGAGTTGCTGCCATCTCCATGTACTCACAATTTCTAATAGCTCTGGATCAATACATGGCAGTTGTTACACCTCTCAAGTACACAAATCGAGTAAATCGAATTCGTTGTGTCCTTTTATGTGCCTCTGCCTGGGTCTGGGGACTTTTGTGTGGTCTCGCCTTTTCATTTACATCCGAAATCAAAATCTTTGAGTCAAGTTGTAAAAGTGATCGCTTGGATTTAGCCCCAAACTTTCTGAATTGTcttttcaatttcatatttcctcTATCGGGTCTCATCATCTTCTACCGAAGGATATTCACAGCTGCAAGGGATAATACGATTCGAACTCGAAGAAACTCATCTATTGATGGCCTTTCTGCCTCTAACAATAACATTAATCTCCTTACACCTAATTCCCCTTGTCTCATCGTAGAGGACTCATCCTcttcaaacaataataataacaacagcaaCAATAACACACTCAAAGCCTCCATGAAAACCAAAATAACACATGCATCCGCAGTCACTCTCAATCTAATTCTCCATCCAGAGTCCACACTAGACGGAGGAAAAGCAGCAAAGATCATTCTTCTGAGTCTAAACGCCATCTGCATCACTTGGGTTCCATTCTTCTTTGTGCATTTCATTGTGTCCGCCACGTCCAAAACAACTTCATCATGGCTATTACCCCTCAGCATGATCTCTGTTGCTTCAGCTCCAGTACTATCTCCAATACTCTACGCATTTCGATCCAGAAGAGTCCGAAAAGAAATCCGTCTCGCCTTCCGAGGAACAGGACAGACCGAATCTTTTGGTGGAAATGGGTTCAATTACTTTAATAGCACCAATAGTACAGGGAAAAAGATGAGGCGTCTCCGATCCTTTAGTTGTCCTCAACTCCTCATTACCTCCTTTGAGGATCAACCCATACATTTAGAAGTAAAGTCTAAATCCATTTTCTCTAACAATGATGGAGACGTCCGAAACCTATTCAAAAAGGCTATTTTTCAACAAAGATTCAATAATAGTCATGGAGATGATCTCTCAAAACGACGATCCACGCTTCCAGTTCCTGATGAAACGCATGGTATGATCCCAAATGTGTGCAGTTTCCCTACGTCCTTGGAGTACGCAAACTCCCTCTCCCCTAGACTCTCTCGACGAAGGAACTAA